The Deinococcus sonorensis KR-87 genome includes a window with the following:
- a CDS encoding stage V sporulation protein S, with product METLKVSGKSRPNAVAGAIAALLRSNGEVEVQAIGPAAVNQAVKAIAIARGYIIPENLDLTTQPAFVKLDIMDEERTAVKFNIQGVRLGNPEPRSS from the coding sequence TTGGAAACCTTGAAGGTATCGGGGAAATCGCGGCCGAACGCAGTGGCGGGGGCCATTGCGGCGCTGCTCAGAAGCAACGGCGAGGTCGAGGTGCAGGCCATCGGCCCGGCGGCCGTGAATCAGGCGGTCAAGGCCATCGCCATCGCGCGCGGGTACATCATTCCGGAGAACCTGGACCTCACCACCCAGCCGGCCTTCGTCAAGCTCGACATCATGGACGAGGAACGCACCGCCGTGAAGTTCAACATCCAGGGCGTGCGCCTGGGCAACCCAGAACCGCGCTCCAGCTGA
- a CDS encoding zinc metallopeptidase, whose protein sequence is MIFGPYTLLILLIFAASLLIQGYLSRTYAQWSQVRNARNLSGAEVARRMLDQHGLQQVQIELAPGRLSDHYDPQRKVVRLSADNYRLPSLAAAAVAAHEVGHALQDHSHMPALALRSQLAVPLGLGMNWAPWLLLLGITLHFTGLIWLGVLLFGAALAFHLITLPVEFDASRRALTYLSGSGLLSTPELQGARTVLTAAALTYVAGFAMALVQFLNVLGLARNRS, encoded by the coding sequence ATGATCTTCGGCCCCTACACCCTGCTGATTCTGCTGATCTTCGCCGCGTCCCTGCTGATTCAGGGCTACCTCAGCCGCACCTACGCCCAGTGGTCGCAGGTACGCAACGCCCGCAACCTGAGCGGCGCCGAGGTGGCGCGGCGCATGCTGGACCAGCACGGTCTCCAGCAGGTCCAGATCGAGCTGGCCCCGGGCCGGCTCTCGGACCACTACGACCCGCAGCGCAAGGTGGTGCGCCTCTCGGCGGACAACTACCGGCTGCCCAGCCTGGCTGCCGCCGCCGTGGCCGCCCACGAAGTGGGGCATGCCCTGCAGGACCACAGCCACATGCCGGCGCTGGCGCTGCGCAGTCAGCTGGCGGTGCCGCTGGGCCTGGGCATGAACTGGGCGCCGTGGCTGCTGCTGCTGGGCATCACGCTGCACTTCACCGGGCTGATCTGGCTGGGCGTGCTGCTGTTCGGGGCGGCCCTGGCGTTTCATCTGATCACCCTGCCGGTGGAGTTCGACGCCAGCCGCCGCGCTCTGACCTACCTGAGCGGCAGCGGGCTGCTCAGCACCCCGGAACTGCAGGGGGCGCGCACAGTACTCACCGCCGCCGCCCTGACCTATGTGGCCGGCTTCGCCATGGCACTGGTGCAGTTCCTGAACGTGCTGGGTCTGGCACGCAACCGCAGCTGA
- a CDS encoding RsmB/NOP family class I SAM-dependent RNA methyltransferase, giving the protein MTVPTPKKANPARSLAMRVLGTVLESASFAAPTLDDALQQARLSARDAGLATHLVYGTLRHLPVLDAALAPLLRGPTPLHTRVLLLCGSFEKLVLGTPPHAVVNEYVTLARQGKQPPGLINAVLRRVELLGPLDPQSTLPAWLADEYRAAYGDAAPAIFQSLLEPQPLWLRLRPAGVEALEEEGGTLEPGANDMYRVQLGRPLRDSAAFRQGWAQPINPASLACVQALGDVSGQPVLDLAGGAGVKAAMLAAAGANVTSVDVVEGKHRAARRNLERLGLQARFVTANLTATPDLSPAPAVLLDAPCTGSGTLRAHPEIKLRLTPASVQELADLQGQLLDTAAQLTLPGGVLVYSVCSVTHAEGPDMVEGFLSRHPEFQPEPLPDLDVPAVPSGQGVLTVPLDGIDGFFIARMRRQD; this is encoded by the coding sequence ATGACTGTGCCCACCCCCAAGAAGGCCAACCCGGCCCGTTCCCTGGCTATGCGGGTGCTGGGGACCGTGCTGGAGTCTGCCAGCTTTGCTGCCCCTACCCTGGACGACGCGCTGCAACAGGCCCGCCTCAGCGCGCGGGACGCCGGTCTGGCCACCCACCTGGTGTACGGTACGCTGCGCCACCTGCCGGTGCTGGACGCTGCCCTGGCGCCACTGCTGCGCGGCCCCACCCCGCTGCACACCCGGGTGCTGCTGCTGTGCGGCAGCTTCGAGAAGCTGGTGCTGGGCACGCCGCCGCACGCGGTGGTCAACGAGTACGTGACGCTGGCCCGCCAGGGCAAGCAGCCGCCCGGCCTGATCAACGCAGTCCTGCGCCGGGTGGAGCTGCTGGGGCCGCTGGACCCGCAGTCCACCCTGCCGGCGTGGCTGGCGGACGAATACCGCGCGGCCTACGGAGACGCGGCCCCGGCCATCTTCCAGAGCCTGCTGGAACCGCAGCCGCTGTGGCTGCGGCTGCGGCCCGCCGGCGTGGAGGCGCTGGAGGAGGAGGGCGGCACGCTGGAACCGGGGGCGAATGACATGTACCGGGTGCAGCTGGGTCGCCCACTGCGTGACAGCGCCGCCTTCCGGCAGGGCTGGGCACAGCCGATCAACCCGGCCAGCCTCGCCTGTGTGCAGGCGCTTGGCGACGTCTCGGGCCAGCCGGTGCTGGACCTGGCGGGCGGCGCGGGCGTGAAGGCGGCGATGCTGGCGGCGGCCGGAGCGAACGTCACCAGCGTGGACGTGGTGGAGGGCAAACACCGCGCCGCCCGGCGCAACCTGGAGCGGCTGGGCCTGCAGGCCCGCTTCGTGACGGCCAACCTGACCGCCACCCCGGACCTCTCCCCCGCGCCCGCCGTGCTGCTGGACGCGCCATGCACCGGCAGCGGCACCCTGCGCGCCCACCCGGAAATCAAGCTGCGCCTGACGCCGGCGTCGGTGCAGGAACTGGCTGACCTGCAGGGCCAGCTGCTGGACACAGCGGCCCAGCTGACCCTGCCGGGCGGGGTGCTGGTCTACAGCGTCTGCAGCGTCACGCACGCGGAAGGGCCGGACATGGTGGAGGGGTTCCTGAGCCGGCACCCGGAGTTCCAGCCGGAACCGCTGCCGGATCTGGATGTACCGGCCGTCCCGAGCGGCCAGGGCGTGCTGACCGTGCCGCTGGACGGCATCGACGGCTTCTTCATTGCCCGGATGCGGCGCCAGGATTGA
- a CDS encoding histidine phosphatase family protein, translating into MTSDAPTVRLYLIRHGQTDGNITQRLRGEDSAEDALTELGWQQARAVAEVLAAVRPPPVQVYASPYLRARQTGLAIAQRLGVPLTVLEGAQEIHAGDWRGRPYRDMHERAAEMTAPDGHFGYPGGESLRAVGMRFEAALLALPLQPEQAVVVVSHGAALTALLARLSGQDERDTWLAGQYQHRNAALTELLWTPGQPPQLLRIADAGHLDRLT; encoded by the coding sequence ATGACCTCCGACGCGCCGACCGTTCGCCTGTATCTGATCCGCCACGGCCAGACGGACGGCAACATCACCCAGCGCCTGCGCGGCGAGGACAGCGCCGAGGACGCGCTCACCGAACTCGGCTGGCAGCAGGCCCGGGCGGTGGCGGAGGTGCTGGCCGCCGTCCGGCCGCCGCCGGTGCAGGTGTATGCCAGCCCGTACCTGCGGGCGCGCCAGACCGGGCTGGCCATCGCCCAGCGGCTGGGTGTGCCGCTGACGGTGCTGGAGGGCGCGCAGGAGATTCATGCGGGCGACTGGCGCGGCCGGCCCTACCGCGACATGCACGAGCGCGCCGCCGAGATGACCGCGCCGGACGGCCACTTCGGCTACCCGGGCGGCGAGTCGCTGCGGGCCGTCGGCATGCGGTTCGAGGCGGCGCTGCTGGCGCTGCCGCTCCAGCCGGAGCAGGCCGTGGTGGTGGTGTCGCACGGGGCGGCGCTCACCGCGCTGCTTGCCCGGCTGAGCGGCCAGGACGAGCGCGACACGTGGCTGGCCGGCCAGTATCAGCACCGCAACGCGGCGCTGACTGAGCTGCTCTGGACACCCGGTCAGCCACCGCAGTTGCTGCGGATCGCGGACGCAGGTCATCTGGACCGCCTGACCTGA
- a CDS encoding PLP-dependent aminotransferase family protein, producing the protein MDHPTAPVLTLSTGPLRSGPELPFQPSLQRDGAGPLAAQLAQQLRTAIQAGRLPQGTALPSSRSLASQLGVARGTVVEAYSELTLEGYLGSRGGSRTTVQAARLPAPVTAPLAPGWLPDTLPVPTDAPLAGTLDFRLGQPTLQTLDRRAWQRSWQHAARQLPPNDYGDPAGEQELRAALAAYLGRSRGLPARPEQLIVTGGAVQGIGLIARGLVRPGDRVTIENPGYRLARTALAESGAELLSVPVDQDGLVVEQLPAARLVYVTPSHQYPLAVRMSAARRLALLAWAEQHDALIIEDDYDSEYRYGAPPLPTLASLDRSGRVLYLGTLSKVLTPALRLGYLMASPALLPALLRQKVLADSGSAWPVQVAVTHLLQQGDLDRHIRRTRRHYRMLSALLHQQLAPLAPLARLGGIEAGLHACLHLSAPLKAQQIAAVCLERGVRVSTLDSYTQGPAPQALLLGYGGLTVRELLEGAAVVVWAVRQAAGLLPSQA; encoded by the coding sequence ATGGATCACCCGACAGCACCAGTTCTGACGCTTTCAACTGGACCACTTCGCAGCGGGCCGGAGCTGCCGTTCCAGCCGAGCCTGCAGCGGGACGGCGCTGGACCGCTGGCAGCGCAGCTGGCCCAGCAGTTGCGGACGGCGATCCAGGCAGGCCGGCTGCCGCAGGGTACGGCCCTGCCCTCCAGCCGCAGCCTGGCGTCGCAGCTGGGCGTGGCGCGCGGCACTGTGGTGGAGGCCTACAGCGAGCTGACGCTGGAAGGCTATCTGGGCAGCCGGGGCGGCAGCCGCACCACCGTGCAGGCGGCCCGGCTGCCGGCGCCGGTCACGGCGCCGCTGGCCCCCGGCTGGCTGCCGGACACCCTGCCGGTGCCGACCGACGCACCGCTGGCCGGCACCCTGGACTTCCGGCTGGGCCAGCCGACCCTGCAGACCCTGGACCGCCGTGCATGGCAGCGCAGCTGGCAGCACGCCGCCCGGCAGCTGCCGCCCAACGACTACGGGGACCCGGCTGGAGAACAGGAACTGCGGGCCGCGCTGGCCGCCTATCTGGGCCGCTCCCGGGGCCTGCCGGCCCGACCGGAGCAGCTGATCGTGACGGGCGGCGCGGTGCAGGGCATCGGCCTGATCGCGCGGGGGCTGGTGCGGCCGGGCGACCGGGTGACCATCGAGAACCCCGGCTACCGGCTGGCCCGCACTGCCCTGGCCGAGAGCGGTGCGGAGCTGCTCTCGGTACCGGTGGATCAGGACGGCCTGGTGGTGGAACAGCTGCCGGCGGCCCGGCTGGTCTACGTGACGCCCAGCCATCAGTACCCGCTGGCGGTGCGGATGAGCGCCGCCCGGCGGCTGGCGCTGCTGGCCTGGGCCGAGCAGCACGACGCCCTGATCATCGAGGACGACTACGACAGCGAGTACCGGTACGGCGCGCCGCCGCTGCCCACCCTGGCCAGCCTGGACCGCAGCGGGCGGGTGCTGTACCTGGGCACCCTCAGCAAGGTGCTGACGCCGGCCCTGCGGCTCGGGTACCTGATGGCGTCGCCGGCGCTGCTGCCGGCCCTGCTGAGGCAGAAGGTGCTGGCCGACTCGGGGAGCGCGTGGCCGGTGCAGGTGGCCGTCACGCATCTGCTGCAGCAGGGTGACCTGGACCGGCACATCCGCCGCACCCGCCGTCACTACCGGATGCTGAGCGCGCTGCTGCATCAGCAGCTGGCCCCGCTCGCGCCGCTGGCCCGGCTGGGCGGCATCGAGGCCGGGCTGCACGCCTGCCTGCACCTGAGCGCGCCGCTAAAGGCCCAGCAGATCGCGGCGGTCTGCCTGGAGCGCGGGGTGCGGGTCAGCACGCTGGACAGCTACACCCAGGGGCCGGCGCCGCAGGCGCTGCTGCTCGGCTACGGCGGTCTGACGGTGCGGGAGCTGCTGGAGGGGGCCGCCGTGGTGGTGTGGGCCGTGCGGCAGGCGGCTGGCCTGCTACCCTCACAGGCATGA
- a CDS encoding pyridoxamine 5'-phosphate oxidase family protein, whose amino-acid sequence MTSYYDPTVRDPSISRRPLNRRDDAWIRALLERVKVCRIATVWDTLPFVNPTSFVYRPASHDVIYHSNLAGRVRANTERQPQVCFEASEIGAFLPSNDPLELTVQYRSVVAFGGVRLLQGDEARQALYDLSVRYFPALRPGQETRPITDDDLARTSVYALQIERWSGKENWADQAIQTDKWPALSDIHMQSI is encoded by the coding sequence ATGACTTCCTACTACGACCCGACCGTCCGGGACCCCTCCATCTCCCGCCGCCCGCTCAACCGCCGGGACGACGCCTGGATCCGGGCGCTGCTGGAGCGGGTGAAGGTGTGCCGCATCGCCACCGTCTGGGACACCCTGCCATTCGTGAATCCCACCAGTTTCGTGTACCGGCCGGCCAGCCACGACGTGATCTACCACTCGAACCTCGCCGGGCGGGTGCGCGCCAACACCGAGCGCCAGCCGCAGGTCTGTTTCGAGGCGTCGGAGATTGGGGCCTTTCTGCCGAGCAACGACCCGCTGGAACTCACCGTCCAGTACCGCAGCGTGGTGGCCTTCGGAGGAGTGCGGCTGCTCCAGGGCGATGAGGCGCGGCAGGCCCTCTACGACCTCTCGGTCCGCTACTTCCCGGCGCTGCGGCCCGGCCAGGAAACGCGCCCGATCACCGACGATGATCTGGCCCGCACCAGCGTGTACGCCCTGCAGATCGAGCGCTGGAGCGGCAAGGAGAACTGGGCGGATCAGGCGATCCAGACCGACAAATGGCCTGCCCTCTCCGACATTCATATGCAAAGTATTTGA
- a CDS encoding aspartate aminotransferase family protein yields MTATENPQTQPTDWLEVEQRLDSGVYSKHQVVMVRGKNATVWDSTGREYIDCVGGYGVANVGHSNPEVVRAIQEQAEQLIVMPQTLPNDKRAEFLQELVSVLPDGLNRVFLCNSGTEAMEAAKKFAITATGRTRFVSMKRGFSGRTLGALAFTWEPKYREPFGAAVDNEHVSFVSYGNLDELRAALTDDVAAVIMEPVQGEGGVRPGTVEFLQAARELTRERGILLILDEIQTGFCRTGKMFACEHSGVVPDAMTLAKAMAGGVPIGALAMTRDVADKMPAGGHGTTFGGNPLAMAAGVAAIGFMKRERLWEQAQQKGEYFMRRLRSIQSSKIREVRGLGLMIGVELKEKSAPYIHALEHEEGVLALQATPLVVRFLPPLTISYEQIDGAVEAFARVLGAPHPEADTLKEGIQTE; encoded by the coding sequence ATGACCGCGACAGAGAATCCGCAGACCCAGCCCACCGACTGGCTGGAAGTTGAGCAGCGCCTGGACAGTGGCGTGTACAGCAAGCACCAGGTGGTGATGGTGCGCGGCAAGAACGCCACCGTCTGGGACAGCACCGGGCGCGAGTACATCGACTGCGTGGGCGGCTACGGCGTGGCCAACGTCGGGCACAGCAACCCGGAAGTGGTGCGCGCCATCCAGGAGCAGGCCGAGCAGCTGATCGTGATGCCGCAGACGCTGCCGAATGACAAGCGGGCCGAATTCCTGCAGGAGCTGGTCAGCGTGCTGCCGGACGGCCTGAACCGGGTGTTCCTGTGCAACAGCGGCACTGAGGCGATGGAGGCGGCCAAGAAGTTCGCCATTACCGCCACCGGCCGCACCCGCTTCGTGAGCATGAAGCGCGGCTTCTCCGGGCGCACCCTGGGCGCGCTGGCCTTCACCTGGGAGCCGAAGTACCGCGAACCGTTCGGGGCCGCCGTGGACAACGAGCATGTCTCGTTCGTAAGCTATGGCAACCTGGACGAGCTGCGTGCCGCCCTGACCGACGACGTGGCCGCCGTGATCATGGAGCCGGTGCAGGGTGAGGGTGGCGTGCGCCCCGGCACGGTGGAGTTCCTGCAAGCGGCCCGTGAGCTGACGCGCGAGCGCGGCATCCTGCTGATTCTGGACGAGATCCAGACCGGTTTCTGCCGCACCGGGAAGATGTTCGCCTGCGAGCACTCCGGCGTGGTCCCGGACGCCATGACGCTGGCCAAGGCGATGGCGGGCGGCGTGCCGATCGGCGCGCTGGCGATGACCAGGGACGTGGCCGACAAGATGCCGGCGGGCGGTCACGGGACCACCTTCGGTGGCAACCCGCTGGCCATGGCCGCCGGCGTGGCCGCCATCGGCTTTATGAAGCGCGAGCGGCTGTGGGAGCAGGCCCAGCAGAAGGGCGAGTACTTCATGCGGCGGCTGCGCAGCATCCAGAGCAGCAAGATCCGCGAGGTGCGCGGCCTGGGCCTGATGATCGGGGTGGAGCTCAAGGAGAAGAGCGCGCCGTACATTCACGCCCTGGAACACGAGGAGGGCGTGCTGGCGCTGCAGGCCACGCCGCTGGTGGTGCGCTTCCTGCCGCCGCTGACCATCAGCTACGAGCAGATCGATGGGGCGGTCGAGGCGTTTGCCCGCGTGCTGGGCGCGCCGCACCCGGAAGCGGACACCCTGAAGGAAGGCATCCAGACCGAATAA
- a CDS encoding alpha/beta fold hydrolase, producing MTDTLPARPLAAGQPYRVERHVLAGIPCLIECPDHDGPLSALCVVLHGAYNSKEGKLGVYPELCAHGVAVVLPDAALHGERQDPQHSPDVLGERNYVWTAAARTSHEMGRLIDALHAQYGPLPVWAVGSSMGGYTAQFLALQEPRVTRVAAVITAGVWQDPRATLPEARAYLDGFRPVQHARLAPPTALLLLNGTADEVFPLSAVEQTVQAYRAAYAQAGCPEQFEARLYEGVPHYTSRGMQRDVVRFLLDGLPTATLRP from the coding sequence ATGACCGACACCCTTCCTGCCCGTCCGCTGGCCGCCGGTCAGCCGTACCGCGTCGAGCGCCACGTGCTGGCCGGCATCCCCTGCCTGATCGAATGCCCGGACCATGACGGGCCGCTGAGCGCGCTGTGCGTGGTGCTGCATGGGGCCTACAACAGCAAGGAGGGCAAACTGGGTGTGTATCCGGAGCTGTGCGCGCACGGGGTGGCGGTGGTGCTGCCGGACGCGGCCCTGCACGGCGAGCGCCAGGACCCGCAGCACTCGCCGGACGTGCTGGGCGAACGTAACTACGTCTGGACGGCCGCGGCCCGCACCTCGCACGAGATGGGCCGGCTGATCGACGCCCTGCACGCCCAGTACGGGCCGCTGCCGGTCTGGGCGGTGGGCAGCAGCATGGGCGGCTACACGGCCCAGTTCCTGGCCCTGCAGGAACCGAGGGTCACGCGGGTGGCGGCCGTCATCACGGCGGGCGTGTGGCAGGACCCGCGCGCCACCCTCCCGGAAGCGCGCGCCTATCTGGACGGTTTCCGGCCGGTCCAGCACGCCCGGCTGGCGCCGCCCACCGCCCTGCTGCTGCTGAACGGCACGGCGGACGAGGTCTTCCCCCTGAGCGCCGTGGAACAGACGGTCCAGGCCTACCGGGCCGCGTATGCCCAGGCCGGCTGCCCGGAGCAGTTCGAGGCGCGGCTGTACGAGGGCGTGCCGCATTACACCAGCCGCGGCATGCAACGTGACGTGGTGCGCTTCCTGCTGGACGGCCTGCCGACCGCTACACTGCGGCCATGA
- a CDS encoding ArsC/Spx/MgsR family protein, translating into MTKAAPPQVQMFGLKKSSATRAAERFYKERRVKVIFVDLASRPIARGELNRFVQRFGLTALLDLEGKTYERLGLAYLRISEEGLIERVIQHPELLRLPLIRAGKVLTVGEDPAGWATTLDQT; encoded by the coding sequence ATGACCAAGGCCGCCCCCCCTCAGGTGCAGATGTTCGGCCTGAAAAAATCCAGCGCCACCCGCGCCGCCGAGCGCTTCTACAAGGAACGGCGCGTCAAGGTGATCTTCGTGGACCTCGCCAGCCGGCCCATTGCACGCGGTGAGCTGAACCGCTTCGTGCAGCGCTTCGGCCTGACGGCCCTGCTGGACCTGGAAGGCAAGACGTACGAGCGGCTCGGGCTGGCCTACCTGCGGATCAGCGAGGAGGGCCTGATCGAGCGTGTCATTCAGCATCCGGAGCTGTTGCGGCTACCACTGATCCGCGCCGGCAAGGTGCTGACGGTGGGTGAGGACCCGGCCGGGTGGGCGACCACGCTGGACCAAACCTGA
- a CDS encoding DUF4384 domain-containing protein, whose product MNKILLTALIAPVALGTAMAAPKISAQSIIVNPVETSLTVKVWTDRDSTGTQTPNYNVGDRIRIYTSVNQDAYVYLFNVDPNGKVDLILPNRYAGGANFLKANTVKAFPSAGDPFTFDIAAPYGVNKVLALASKTQLNLDQIADFKSQNAQATKFADVNVQGQGQLAQALSIVVNPVPQNTWISDIAYYNVAGGTSTTPPVQPVPVQTPPTQPQQGGYPAYSVTSQTEWRTAFTSSTATAASVYNFYTAELQRQGFTLVGTRQERSRIAGQFRSNSGTAELRVSESGNSNRFDVVIIRRS is encoded by the coding sequence ATGAACAAGATCCTGCTGACCGCCCTGATCGCCCCCGTTGCCCTGGGCACCGCGATGGCCGCCCCCAAGATTTCGGCCCAGAGCATCATCGTGAACCCGGTCGAAACCAGCCTGACCGTCAAGGTCTGGACTGACCGCGACAGCACCGGGACGCAGACCCCCAACTACAACGTCGGCGACCGCATCCGCATCTATACCAGCGTCAACCAGGACGCCTACGTCTACCTGTTCAATGTGGACCCCAACGGCAAGGTGGACCTGATCCTGCCCAACCGCTACGCGGGCGGCGCCAACTTCCTGAAGGCCAACACCGTCAAGGCGTTCCCCAGCGCCGGCGACCCCTTCACCTTCGACATCGCGGCGCCCTACGGCGTCAACAAGGTGCTGGCGCTCGCCTCCAAGACCCAGCTGAACCTCGACCAGATCGCCGACTTCAAGAGCCAGAACGCCCAGGCCACCAAGTTCGCCGACGTGAACGTGCAGGGGCAGGGCCAGCTGGCCCAGGCGCTGAGCATCGTGGTCAACCCGGTGCCGCAGAACACCTGGATCTCTGACATCGCGTACTACAACGTGGCGGGCGGCACCAGCACCACGCCCCCGGTCCAGCCGGTGCCGGTCCAGACCCCGCCCACCCAGCCCCAGCAGGGCGGCTACCCGGCCTACAGCGTCACCAGCCAGACCGAATGGCGCACCGCCTTCACCAGCTCCACCGCCACGGCGGCCAGCGTCTACAACTTCTACACGGCCGAGCTGCAGCGTCAGGGGTTCACGCTGGTCGGTACCCGTCAGGAGCGCAGCCGGATTGCCGGTCAGTTCCGGAGCAACAGCGGCACCGCCGAGCTGCGGGTCTCGGAGAGCGGCAACAGCAACCGCTTCGATGTGGTGATCATCCGCCGCAGCTGA
- a CDS encoding C39 family peptidase, translated as MNRYARTLLALLLTAPLSLAAPPAQTAPHPVSAYLPAVGYVHQSYNNCGPASIVSVLNYYGLQADQAALAQVLRPRGGYMVAGVIDPFVQRYGLRASRFRNGNPEHLRQLVAAGIPVIVLQWLNQVGGIPHFRVVRGYDDASGRFYLSDPLYGANVYVSYADFQRLWGVYGQEFIPVYRPQQAALVGRLLGTRSVNGL; from the coding sequence GTGAATCGTTATGCACGTACCCTCCTTGCCCTGCTGCTGACGGCGCCGCTCAGTCTGGCCGCGCCGCCCGCCCAGACGGCGCCACACCCGGTGTCGGCCTACCTGCCGGCGGTGGGGTACGTGCATCAGAGCTACAACAACTGCGGCCCGGCCTCCATCGTCAGCGTGCTGAACTACTACGGCCTGCAGGCGGATCAGGCGGCGCTGGCGCAGGTGCTGCGGCCCCGGGGCGGGTACATGGTGGCGGGCGTCATCGATCCGTTCGTGCAGCGCTACGGCCTGCGGGCCAGCCGCTTCCGCAACGGCAACCCGGAACACCTCCGCCAGCTGGTGGCGGCCGGTATCCCCGTCATCGTCCTGCAGTGGCTCAATCAGGTGGGCGGCATCCCTCACTTCCGGGTGGTGCGCGGCTATGACGATGCGTCGGGCCGCTTCTACCTCTCGGACCCGCTGTACGGCGCCAACGTCTACGTCTCCTACGCCGATTTCCAGCGGCTGTGGGGCGTCTATGGCCAGGAGTTCATCCCGGTCTACCGCCCGCAGCAGGCGGCCCTGGTGGGGCGGCTGCTGGGCACCCGCAGCGTCAACGGCCTGTAA